In Bordetella holmesii ATCC 51541, the following proteins share a genomic window:
- a CDS encoding surA N-terminal domain protein, with product MFEFIRTHRRWMQLILLLLIVPSFALVGVQGYTSFVNGEPELATVAGQGVKQSEFDAAHRNQLEQFRQRLGTQFDPAVLDTPAMREQLLNQLIDQRLLAQVALDNRFSVSDETLRNTIAAIPQVQDDGRFSPERYRQVLAAQGLSPTSFENGLRRDLAVARVLEPIGLSARVPQVVVQDVEQALTQKRTIQLRTFAAADFRSKVTVTPQDVQTWYEANKESLRVPEQVQAQYLVLDEAAATQGVEVKDEDIASYYEQNKNRFGTPEQRRASHILINSAASDSADARKAARAKAEEIARQAAANPAGFADLAKKDSQDAGSAAQGGDLGWIAANSVPPSLQQAIAGMSKDAVSGVIESPFGFHILKVTEVKPAQVKTLAEVKDQISGEIRKQLASARFAEMATKLQGAVYDQRDSLQPAADALGLKLRTATGITRSGLLPATQAGAGSAAASADSALLENPRVRQALFAADVLREKQNTGVIELAPDTLLALRVAVVEPSQIPPLDKVKDGIRARLLDERSAQAAREAGEQALKALQTQDQAEGFGAPLTISRQDPGNLPRTLVDAVMRMDAAKLPGFAGVPSGSDYVLARLDKVEAGQPDAQAAEMLARQLGGAWGEAEDQAVLKMLREAYKVQILPPAAPIIKGDQPAEG from the coding sequence ATGTTTGAATTTATTCGCACCCATCGGCGTTGGATGCAGTTAATCCTGCTGCTTCTGATCGTGCCGTCTTTCGCGTTGGTAGGCGTGCAAGGCTATACCAGTTTCGTCAATGGCGAACCTGAGCTGGCCACCGTCGCGGGGCAGGGAGTCAAACAGTCGGAGTTCGATGCGGCTCACCGCAATCAGCTGGAGCAGTTCCGCCAGCGCCTGGGCACGCAATTTGATCCGGCCGTGCTCGACACGCCCGCCATGCGCGAGCAACTGCTCAATCAATTGATCGACCAGCGTTTGCTGGCCCAGGTCGCGCTGGACAACCGCTTCTCGGTTTCCGACGAAACGCTGCGCAACACGATTGCTGCCATTCCGCAGGTTCAGGACGACGGACGTTTCTCGCCGGAGCGCTACCGTCAGGTACTGGCCGCTCAGGGCCTGTCGCCGACGTCGTTTGAGAATGGCCTGCGTCGCGATCTCGCCGTGGCTCGTGTCCTTGAACCCATCGGTTTGTCGGCCCGAGTACCGCAGGTCGTGGTCCAGGACGTCGAGCAAGCGCTTACACAAAAGCGCACGATCCAGTTGCGTACCTTTGCCGCAGCCGATTTTCGCTCCAAGGTGACGGTCACTCCCCAAGACGTCCAGACGTGGTACGAGGCGAACAAAGAATCGCTGCGCGTGCCCGAGCAGGTTCAGGCGCAGTATCTGGTACTGGACGAAGCCGCCGCCACGCAGGGTGTCGAGGTCAAGGACGAGGACATCGCCAGCTATTACGAGCAGAATAAAAACCGCTTTGGCACCCCTGAGCAGCGTCGTGCCAGCCATATTCTGATCAACTCGGCGGCAAGTGATTCCGCGGATGCACGCAAGGCGGCCCGCGCCAAAGCTGAAGAAATTGCCCGTCAGGCAGCGGCCAACCCGGCCGGTTTTGCTGACCTGGCCAAGAAAGACTCCCAGGACGCCGGCTCGGCCGCCCAAGGAGGCGATCTGGGCTGGATTGCTGCGAATTCCGTCCCGCCCAGCCTGCAGCAGGCTATAGCAGGGATGTCCAAGGACGCCGTCTCCGGTGTGATCGAAAGCCCGTTTGGCTTTCACATCCTCAAGGTCACCGAGGTCAAGCCCGCCCAGGTCAAGACCCTGGCCGAAGTCAAGGACCAGATCTCCGGCGAAATCCGTAAGCAGTTGGCCTCGGCGCGTTTTGCCGAGATGGCAACCAAGCTGCAAGGCGCCGTCTATGATCAGCGCGACAGCCTGCAGCCGGCGGCCGATGCCCTGGGCCTGAAGCTGCGCACAGCCACCGGCATCACTCGCTCGGGGCTGTTGCCGGCCACGCAAGCCGGTGCAGGATCGGCTGCGGCGAGTGCCGACTCCGCTTTGCTTGAAAATCCGCGTGTGCGTCAGGCGCTGTTTGCTGCCGACGTCCTGCGCGAAAAGCAGAACACCGGCGTTATCGAACTCGCTCCCGACACGCTGTTGGCCTTGCGCGTTGCCGTCGTCGAGCCCTCGCAGATTCCGCCCTTGGACAAGGTCAAGGACGGCATTCGTGCCCGTTTGCTCGACGAGCGTTCGGCTCAGGCGGCCCGTGAGGCCGGCGAACAGGCGCTCAAGGCGCTGCAAACGCAGGATCAGGCGGAAGGCTTCGGCGCGCCGCTGACCATATCCCGCCAGGATCCGGGCAATTTGCCGCGCACGCTGGTCGACGCCGTCATGCGCATGGATGCTGCCAAATTGCCGGGTTTCGCCGGGGTGCCCTCTGGCAGCGACTATGTCCTGGCTCGCCTGGACAAGGTCGAAGCCGGACAACCCGACGCTCAGGCCGCCGAGATGCTTGCCCGTCAGCTTGGCGGCGCCTGGGGCGAAGCCGAAGATCAGGCCGTGCTCAAGATGCTGCGCGAAGCCTACAAGGTGCAAATCCTGCCGCCAGCCGCGCCCATCATCAAGGGAGATCAGCCCGCCGAAGGCTGA
- a CDS encoding glycerophosphoryl diester phosphodiesterase family protein, producing the protein MFEFDVKLSRDNVAILMHDDDVDRTTDGQGPAKDKSYTEISLLDAGSWHSPAFAGEPVASFVSVARYTRANGIACNVEIKPCPGREAETGAEVARLCAEYWHDASVLPLLSSFEEPALAEAQRVAPQLPRALLVEKVPADWRERLARYGCIALNINQKDATPALIDAVHAAGYRIAAWTVNDPARARQLLSWGMDAIFTDKLSDIRPSA; encoded by the coding sequence ATGTTTGAGTTCGACGTCAAGCTCAGCCGCGACAACGTCGCCATCCTGATGCATGACGATGACGTCGACCGTACGACCGACGGACAGGGGCCGGCCAAGGACAAATCTTATACGGAGATCTCCCTGCTGGATGCGGGCAGTTGGCATTCGCCGGCATTTGCCGGAGAACCGGTGGCAAGCTTCGTGTCGGTCGCCCGCTACACGCGCGCCAATGGCATCGCCTGCAATGTCGAAATCAAGCCCTGCCCGGGCCGCGAAGCCGAGACGGGGGCCGAAGTCGCCCGCCTGTGCGCCGAGTATTGGCACGACGCCAGCGTTTTGCCGCTGCTGTCTTCGTTTGAGGAACCGGCGTTGGCCGAGGCGCAACGGGTTGCTCCACAGTTGCCACGGGCCCTGCTGGTCGAGAAGGTGCCGGCAGACTGGCGCGAGCGACTGGCTCGCTATGGCTGCATCGCCCTGAATATCAACCAGAAGGACGCCACGCCGGCATTGATCGACGCGGTGCACGCGGCCGGTTATCGGATTGCCGCCTGGACCGTGAATGACCCGGCGCGCGCGCGACAGCTGCTGAGCTGGGGCATGGACGCCATTTTCACCGACAAACTGTCCGACATTCGGCCTTCGGCCTAA
- a CDS encoding putative dihydrolipoamide dehydrogenase: MKSLHTDIAVIGAGTAGLAAYRAARAAGKRAVIIEGGPYGTTCARVGCMPSKLLIAAAEAAHATRHTDAFGVRVAGPVTVDGQAVMARVKRERDRFVGFVLQGVENLPAEDKLHGYARFLSDRVLRVDDHTEVHAERVVIATGSRPAVPAPFLALGDRLVVNDDVFAWDSLPARVAVFGPGVIGLELGQALARLGVKVHVFGVSGSLGGISDPAVRQAARRIFQAEFYLDPDARVLETKRVGDEVEIRYITLDNTERVERFDYALVAAGRKPNVDKLGLENTSLTLDARGVPQFDRSTMQVGSSAIFIAGDANADSPLLHEAADEGRIAGENAAHYPQVTQSLRRAALAVVFSDPQIALIGTAHARLPRGSYVTGEVDFADQGRSRVMLKNRGLLHVYAEIGSGRFLGAEMVGPGAEHIGHLLAWAVQQNMTITQMLEMPFYHPVIEEGLRTALRDAQARLVQAGAPRAA; this comes from the coding sequence ATGAAATCCCTGCATACCGATATTGCTGTCATCGGTGCCGGCACGGCCGGTCTGGCGGCCTATCGCGCGGCTCGCGCCGCCGGCAAGCGCGCTGTCATCATCGAAGGCGGGCCTTATGGCACCACCTGCGCTCGTGTGGGGTGCATGCCCTCAAAACTGCTGATCGCCGCCGCCGAGGCTGCTCACGCCACCCGGCATACGGACGCTTTTGGTGTACGCGTGGCCGGCCCGGTGACCGTGGATGGCCAGGCGGTCATGGCGCGCGTCAAACGTGAGCGCGACCGCTTCGTCGGCTTTGTCCTTCAAGGCGTGGAGAACCTGCCTGCCGAAGACAAATTGCATGGTTATGCCCGGTTTCTGAGCGACCGCGTCCTGCGTGTGGATGATCACACTGAAGTGCATGCCGAGCGCGTGGTCATCGCTACCGGATCGCGGCCTGCCGTTCCTGCGCCGTTTTTGGCGCTGGGTGATCGGCTGGTCGTCAACGACGACGTGTTTGCCTGGGACAGCCTGCCTGCCCGCGTCGCGGTTTTCGGGCCGGGTGTCATCGGCCTGGAGCTTGGGCAAGCCCTGGCGCGTCTGGGCGTCAAGGTACACGTGTTTGGCGTCAGCGGCAGTCTGGGCGGCATCAGCGATCCCGCCGTGCGGCAGGCCGCCCGCAGAATCTTTCAGGCGGAGTTCTACCTCGACCCGGATGCGCGCGTGCTGGAGACCAAACGGGTCGGCGACGAGGTCGAGATCCGCTATATCACGCTGGACAACACGGAGCGTGTCGAACGTTTCGACTACGCGCTGGTAGCGGCCGGCCGCAAACCCAATGTCGATAAACTTGGTCTGGAAAACACGTCCTTGACGCTGGACGCTCGCGGCGTGCCGCAGTTTGACCGATCGACCATGCAGGTCGGGAGCTCGGCCATCTTTATTGCCGGAGACGCCAATGCCGATTCGCCGCTGTTGCATGAAGCCGCCGATGAGGGGCGTATCGCCGGTGAAAACGCGGCGCACTATCCGCAGGTGACGCAATCTCTGCGCCGCGCCGCGCTGGCAGTGGTGTTCTCGGATCCTCAGATTGCCCTGATCGGTACGGCACATGCACGTCTGCCGCGCGGGAGCTACGTAACGGGAGAGGTGGATTTTGCTGACCAGGGCAGATCGCGTGTCATGCTCAAGAATCGCGGCCTGCTGCACGTCTATGCAGAAATCGGCTCAGGCCGTTTTCTGGGCGCGGAAATGGTCGGGCCCGGCGCAGAGCATATCGGCCATTTGCTTGCCTGGGCGGTCCAGCAAAATATGACCATTACCCAAATGCTGGAAATGCCCTTCTACCATCCCGTGATCGAGGAAGGGCTGCGCACGGCCTTGCGCGACGCTCAAGCCCGCCTGGTGCAGGCCGGCGCGCCGCGCGCGGCCTGA
- a CDS encoding ahpC/TSA family protein, protein MLQNREGQRVPNVTFPVRVDNTWKKLTTDDIFKNRTVVVFSLPGAFTPTCSSTHLPRYNELAQTFFDNGVDDIVCVSVNDTFVMNEWAKDQESANISLLPDGNGQFTEGMGMLVDKSDLGFGKRSWRYSMLVEDGVVKKMFIEPEKEGDPFEVSDADTMLAYLAPAASKPDQVVVFSKPGCPFCVEAKALLESKGYDPIEIPLEHKVRGRVIGAVSGRGTAPQVFINGKLIGGLDDLKVHFG, encoded by the coding sequence ATGCTGCAAAATCGTGAAGGCCAACGTGTTCCGAATGTGACATTTCCCGTCCGTGTCGACAACACCTGGAAGAAGCTGACCACCGACGACATATTCAAGAATCGCACCGTCGTCGTTTTTTCCTTGCCCGGTGCCTTTACCCCCACGTGCTCCTCGACCCACCTGCCGCGCTACAACGAACTGGCTCAGACGTTCTTTGATAACGGCGTGGACGACATCGTCTGCGTGTCGGTCAACGATACCTTCGTCATGAATGAGTGGGCCAAAGACCAGGAGTCCGCCAACATCAGCTTGTTGCCGGACGGCAATGGGCAATTCACCGAAGGCATGGGCATGCTGGTCGACAAGAGCGACCTGGGCTTTGGCAAGCGTAGCTGGCGCTACTCGATGCTGGTCGAAGACGGTGTGGTCAAAAAGATGTTCATCGAGCCCGAGAAAGAAGGCGACCCGTTCGAAGTCTCGGACGCCGACACTATGCTCGCTTACTTGGCTCCCGCAGCCAGCAAGCCCGATCAGGTCGTCGTGTTTTCCAAGCCAGGCTGCCCCTTCTGCGTCGAAGCGAAAGCCTTGCTCGAGTCCAAGGGCTATGACCCCATCGAGATCCCGCTGGAGCACAAAGTGCGTGGCCGCGTCATCGGAGCGGTTTCAGGTCGTGGTACCGCCCCGCAGGTCTTCATCAATGGCAAGCTCATTGGTGGCCTGGACGATCTGAAAGTCCACTTCGGCTGA
- a CDS encoding heavy-metal-associated domain protein, with product MSVAFIVPDMTCGHCVKTITQAVQNAVPGAQVQIDLPAHRVTVSPAEGADAAEAAIRQAGYDPKKQ from the coding sequence ATGAGTGTTGCGTTTATCGTCCCCGATATGACTTGCGGCCATTGCGTCAAGACCATTACCCAAGCCGTTCAGAACGCCGTGCCGGGTGCGCAGGTTCAGATCGATTTGCCCGCGCACCGCGTGACGGTCAGTCCCGCCGAAGGCGCGGATGCCGCGGAAGCGGCCATCCGCCAGGCCGGCTATGATCCAAAGAAACAATAA